One Hippocampus zosterae strain Florida chromosome 4, ASM2543408v3, whole genome shotgun sequence genomic window carries:
- the dut gene encoding deoxyuridine 5'-triphosphate nucleotidohydrolase, mitochondrial isoform X2 codes for MPLDRSQTDSNMTRTPLCAYSLRNLCCTSVFKRYFHSRMINRNKEIADPCEVSPLKRRRGNPAEERSVLRFAKLSEHATTPTRGSTKAAGYDLYSAYDYSIDPMDKAVVKTDIQIAVPHGCYGRVAPRSGLAAKHFIDVGAGVVDEDYRGNVGVVLFNFGKEQFKVKKGDRVAQLVCERIVYPELVEQEKLDDTERGAGGFGSTGSN; via the exons ATGCCCCTTGATCGTTCGCAGACAGACAGTAACATGACACGAACACCATTGTGTGCATACTCTCTCAGGAACTTGTGCTGTACGAGTGTTTTTAAGAGATATTTTCACTCTCGGATGATCAATCGAAACAAAG AGATCGCAGATCCTTGTGAAGTTTCTCCATTAAAAAGGCGCAGAGGCAACCCTGCCGAGGAGAGATCCGTTCTTCGCTTCGCCAAACTTTCAGAACATGCCACGACACCCACCAGAGGCTCCACAAAAGCAGCTGGATATGACCTCTACAG tgcatATGATTATTCAATTGACCCTATGGACAAGGCCGTAGTGAAAACTGACATCCAGATAGCAGTACCACATGGCTGTTATGGCAGAGTTG CACCGAGATCTGGACTCGCAGCAAAGCACTTTATCGATGTTGGGG CTGGAGTTGTTGATGAAGACTACAGAGGGAATGTTGGTGTTGTCCTATTTAACTTCGGCAAAGAGCAATTCAAAG TGAAAAAAGGTGATCGGGTTGCTCAGCTGGTGTGCGAGAGAATCGTCTACCCAGAATTAGTTGAACAGGAG aAACTCGATGACACAGAGCGCGGTGCCGGAGGTTTCGGGTCAACTGGAAGCAACTGA
- the dut gene encoding deoxyuridine 5'-triphosphate nucleotidohydrolase, mitochondrial isoform X1, with the protein MFRGGANVKPAIFVQRAGKTHSLSCFLHCRGQGKSILLFLFFIFTVSFWRFIDFNLANMPVLEIADPCEVSPLKRRRGNPAEERSVLRFAKLSEHATTPTRGSTKAAGYDLYSAYDYSIDPMDKAVVKTDIQIAVPHGCYGRVAPRSGLAAKHFIDVGAGVVDEDYRGNVGVVLFNFGKEQFKVKKGDRVAQLVCERIVYPELVEQEKLDDTERGAGGFGSTGSN; encoded by the exons atgtttcgGGGCGGGGCTAACGTCAAGCCCGCGATTTTTGTACAAAGAGCCGGGAAGACTCATTCACTCTCGTGTTTTCTTCACTGCCGGGGTCAAGGAAAATCTATTctattattcttgttttttattttcactgtttCTTTTTGGCGTTTTATCGATTTTAATCTTGCCAACATGCCCGTCCTAGAGATCGCAGATCCTTGTGAAGTTTCTCCATTAAAAAGGCGCAGAGGCAACCCTGCCGAGGAGAGATCCGTTCTTCGCTTCGCCAAACTTTCAGAACATGCCACGACACCCACCAGAGGCTCCACAAAAGCAGCTGGATATGACCTCTACAG tgcatATGATTATTCAATTGACCCTATGGACAAGGCCGTAGTGAAAACTGACATCCAGATAGCAGTACCACATGGCTGTTATGGCAGAGTTG CACCGAGATCTGGACTCGCAGCAAAGCACTTTATCGATGTTGGGG CTGGAGTTGTTGATGAAGACTACAGAGGGAATGTTGGTGTTGTCCTATTTAACTTCGGCAAAGAGCAATTCAAAG TGAAAAAAGGTGATCGGGTTGCTCAGCTGGTGTGCGAGAGAATCGTCTACCCAGAATTAGTTGAACAGGAG aAACTCGATGACACAGAGCGCGGTGCCGGAGGTTTCGGGTCAACTGGAAGCAACTGA